In Tessaracoccus flavus, the following are encoded in one genomic region:
- a CDS encoding 1-phosphofructokinase family hexose kinase gives MLHTVTLSPGFDDYYTVSGLDWGGVGTMHAYRSVASGKGVSCARSAAALGVPVVAHVAVGADDAGEYAARLDAEGLSHGLVTVPGSVRHNLTLVDGSGEKVAAHFMGERLRIDDPDAVEMLFDGVLASLQPDDIVTLNGSLAQGLADDAWAQLAAASLERGARVIVDAQGAALRACLAVRGITAFKPNDEEIRALPGLESLTADERVERALQFLDEAGATIPLVSLGARGVAVLREGRPAVLPSPADRAMVSVMAGDTFVAGLAWGLLRGADGEEVVRHGLAAAAAHVEGLAGASLRSRAEVLVAG, from the coding sequence ATGCTGCACACCGTGACGCTCAGCCCCGGGTTCGACGACTACTACACCGTCAGCGGCCTCGACTGGGGCGGGGTAGGCACCATGCATGCGTACCGCTCCGTCGCCTCCGGCAAGGGAGTCTCCTGCGCCAGGTCCGCCGCGGCGCTGGGCGTGCCGGTCGTCGCGCACGTGGCGGTCGGGGCCGACGACGCAGGCGAGTACGCGGCGCGGCTCGACGCCGAGGGGCTGAGCCACGGCCTGGTCACCGTCCCCGGTAGCGTCCGGCACAACCTGACGTTGGTGGACGGCAGCGGCGAGAAGGTCGCCGCGCATTTCATGGGCGAGCGGCTACGCATCGACGATCCTGACGCCGTCGAGATGTTGTTCGACGGCGTGCTCGCGTCCCTGCAGCCTGACGACATCGTCACCCTCAACGGGTCACTGGCTCAAGGTCTCGCCGACGACGCCTGGGCCCAGCTCGCCGCCGCCAGCCTCGAGCGCGGGGCGCGCGTGATCGTCGATGCGCAGGGGGCCGCGCTGCGCGCGTGCCTGGCAGTGCGTGGGATCACCGCGTTCAAACCCAACGACGAGGAGATCCGGGCGCTCCCTGGGCTTGAGAGCCTGACGGCCGACGAGCGGGTCGAGCGGGCACTTCAGTTCCTGGACGAGGCCGGCGCCACCATCCCGCTCGTCTCGCTCGGCGCGCGAGGGGTCGCGGTCCTGCGCGAGGGGCGCCCAGCGGTGCTGCCGAGCCCCGCCGACCGAGCGATGGTGTCCGTCATGGCCGGCGACACGTTCGTCGCGGGTCTGGCCTGGGGGCTGCTTCGCGGGGCGGATGGAGAGGAGGTCGTCCGGCACGGGCTGGCTGCGGCCGCAGCGCACGTCGAGGGTCTGGCGGGCGCATCCTTGAGGTCCCGAGCCGAGGTCCTGGTCGCGGGTTGA
- a CDS encoding methionine/alanine import family NSS transporter small subunit, giving the protein MTATATIMMIVAITTLWGGLGVAIVHLLRSPEVIVDEGDGF; this is encoded by the coding sequence ATGACAGCTACAGCCACCATCATGATGATCGTCGCCATCACCACCCTCTGGGGCGGGTTGGGCGTCGCGATCGTGCACCTGCTCCGGAGCCCCGAGGTCATCGTCGACGAGGGTGACGGCTTCTAG
- a CDS encoding sodium-dependent transporter produces the protein MADPTVVKREVFSSRNVFILAAIGSAVGLGNIWRFPYVAYSNGGGAFVIPYLVALLTAGIPLLFFDYAIGHRYRSSAPLAMRRVGRAKWVESLGWWQVLVCFVIAVYYAAILAWAGMYFIFSFNQSWGDDAQAFLYGEFLQLADTPHIGFDFVPQVAMPMALVWVVTLVVIALGVRRGIARANVVMIPLLLVMFLILVFQAIMLPGAVDGLNAFFTPDWSALTNPGVWAAAYGQIFFSLSVGFGIMITYSSYLRRRTNLTGSGLVVGFANSSFELLAGIGVFAALGFMMQATNQTMDEVAAGGIGLAFIAFPTIVSTTNLGPVIGVLFFASLMFAGFTSMISIVEVCVSAVRDKMGLSRVMATAAVGIPMAAVSMLFLPTTTGLYFLDITDEFINKFGILLGAFTSVLVVGWILRKLPALQQHLDRVSSVRFGKLWLGLVGILVPIVLGYIVFNEILTKIQAPYGDYPAGMLGIFGWGMAGGIIIVAVVIAFATRWRRDVVTEIDEAALNVKYEEIMQK, from the coding sequence ATGGCTGATCCAACAGTCGTCAAGCGTGAGGTCTTCAGCTCGCGCAACGTGTTCATCCTCGCCGCGATCGGCTCCGCCGTCGGTCTCGGCAATATCTGGCGCTTCCCGTACGTCGCCTACAGCAACGGCGGCGGCGCGTTCGTCATCCCCTACCTCGTCGCGTTGCTGACGGCAGGCATCCCGCTGCTGTTCTTCGACTACGCGATCGGTCACCGCTACCGCAGCAGCGCCCCGTTGGCGATGCGTCGCGTCGGACGGGCGAAGTGGGTCGAGTCGCTCGGCTGGTGGCAGGTGCTGGTGTGCTTCGTCATCGCCGTCTACTACGCCGCGATCCTCGCCTGGGCCGGGATGTACTTCATCTTCAGCTTCAACCAGAGCTGGGGCGACGACGCCCAGGCGTTCCTGTACGGCGAGTTCCTTCAACTCGCCGACACCCCCCACATCGGGTTCGACTTCGTCCCGCAGGTCGCCATGCCGATGGCTCTGGTCTGGGTGGTGACGCTGGTCGTCATCGCGCTCGGCGTGCGGCGCGGAATCGCCCGTGCCAACGTCGTCATGATCCCGCTCCTGCTCGTCATGTTCCTCATTCTCGTGTTCCAGGCGATCATGCTCCCCGGCGCGGTCGACGGCCTCAACGCGTTCTTCACCCCCGACTGGTCGGCGCTCACGAACCCCGGCGTCTGGGCGGCGGCGTACGGCCAGATCTTCTTCTCGCTCTCCGTCGGCTTCGGCATCATGATCACCTACTCCTCCTACCTGCGCCGTCGCACCAACCTCACGGGCTCCGGCCTCGTCGTCGGATTCGCGAACTCCAGCTTCGAGCTGCTCGCCGGCATCGGCGTCTTCGCGGCGCTGGGCTTCATGATGCAGGCCACCAACCAGACGATGGACGAGGTCGCCGCCGGTGGCATCGGGCTCGCGTTCATCGCGTTCCCGACGATCGTCAGCACCACCAACCTCGGTCCGGTGATCGGCGTGCTGTTCTTCGCGTCGCTGATGTTCGCAGGCTTCACCTCGATGATCTCGATCGTCGAGGTGTGCGTGTCGGCGGTCCGCGACAAGATGGGTCTCAGCCGTGTGATGGCCACGGCCGCCGTCGGCATTCCGATGGCCGCGGTCTCCATGCTCTTCCTGCCGACGACGACGGGGCTCTACTTCCTCGACATCACCGACGAGTTCATCAACAAGTTCGGCATCCTGCTCGGAGCCTTCACGAGCGTGCTCGTCGTCGGTTGGATCCTGCGCAAGCTGCCCGCACTGCAGCAGCACCTCGACCGCGTCTCCAGCGTCCGCTTCGGGAAGCTGTGGCTGGGCCTGGTCGGCATCCTGGTGCCGATCGTCCTCGGCTACATCGTCTTCAACGAGATCCTCACCAAGATCCAGGCTCCGTACGGGGACTACCCGGCCGGGATGCTCGGCATCTTCGGCTGGGGCATGGCGGGCGGCATCATCATCGTCGCGGTCGTCATCGCCTTCGCCACGCGGTGGAGGCGTGACGTGGTCACGGAGATCGACGAAGCCGCACTCAATGTCAAGTACGAGGAGATCATGCAGAAATGA
- the yaaA gene encoding peroxide stress protein YaaA, with the protein MLSVLSPAKSLDFETPLPTRKHSEPRLVGQSAGLIEIMRTKSPGEIKALMHISDDLAELNASRYSAFSTDHAPDNSRPAVLAFDGDVYQGLAAKDFDARDFTEAQKTVRILSGLYGLLRPMDLIQPHRLEMGTRLASSRGQTLYEWWGTQVTDLLRRDLEASPGPEVLINLASQEYFKVVDEHRLGARVISPRFEDRDKSGEPRVVSFYAKRARGLMAAWLVRERVRSAAKVLDFEADGYSYDEERSTKDTPVFVR; encoded by the coding sequence ATGCTTTCCGTCCTTTCGCCCGCCAAATCACTCGATTTCGAGACTCCCCTGCCTACCAGGAAGCACTCGGAGCCCCGCCTTGTGGGGCAGTCGGCAGGGCTGATCGAGATCATGCGGACGAAGTCCCCGGGCGAAATCAAGGCGCTGATGCACATCTCCGACGACCTGGCGGAGCTCAACGCCTCCCGCTACAGCGCGTTCTCAACTGACCACGCCCCGGACAACTCCCGACCCGCGGTGCTCGCCTTCGACGGCGACGTCTACCAGGGTCTCGCAGCCAAGGACTTCGACGCCCGGGACTTCACCGAGGCGCAGAAGACCGTCCGGATCCTGTCCGGCCTCTACGGATTGCTGCGGCCGATGGACCTGATCCAGCCCCACCGCCTCGAGATGGGCACACGTCTTGCGTCCAGCCGCGGACAGACGCTCTACGAATGGTGGGGCACCCAGGTGACGGACCTGCTTCGCCGCGACCTCGAGGCCTCTCCCGGCCCGGAGGTCCTCATCAACCTCGCCTCCCAGGAGTACTTCAAGGTGGTCGACGAGCACCGCCTCGGGGCGCGCGTCATCAGCCCCCGGTTCGAGGACCGCGATAAGTCCGGCGAGCCGCGCGTCGTCAGCTTCTACGCCAAGCGTGCACGCGGCCTCATGGCGGCCTGGCTGGTCCGTGAGCGGGTGCGTAGTGCCGCCAAGGTGCTGGACTTCGAGGCCGACGGCTACTCCTACGACGAGGAGCGCTCCACCAAGGACACCCCGGTCTTCGTCCGCTGA